A single window of Anser cygnoides isolate HZ-2024a breed goose chromosome 12, Taihu_goose_T2T_genome, whole genome shotgun sequence DNA harbors:
- the SPIRE2 gene encoding protein spire homolog 2: MARAGGGAPRELSLEEVLKCYEQPLNEEQAWALCFQGCRAAAAAPAAPPRTADIRLRADGSVALPAPPPELPLLLTPAAEAQMVQSLGFAIYRALDWGLDENEERELSPQLEQLIDLMTNSDSEDSGCGTADEGYGGQEEEEEGGEGPPRAVRTFGQAMRCCAARLADPAEAQAHYQAVCRALFAETVELKAFLAKIRDAKEMLQKLNEDEEAEERPSAELGSLRNTDWARLWVQLMRELRHGVKLKKVQEKQFNPLPTEYQLTPFEMLMQDIRARNYKLRKVMVDGDIPPRVKKDAHELILDFIRSRPPLKQASERRLRPLPQKQRTLHEKILEEIKQERKLRPVETQYRGQKGYSSLPCIPHACSSHLTSSSCIDLSAPEASTAPPRPRPRVLLKAPTLAEMEEMNISEEEDSPGTEPGLGLPMKRDRSFSEQDLAQFQSELSGGQAVPEVLGPLEPEPRPRSGSVPASYHPVPYGSAPPRAALGSVEERPEDGSSAAPSSSSKHLWLEFSHPVESLALTVEEMINVRRVLVKAEMEKFQQSKELYNSLKKGKVCCCCRTKFPLFSWPSACLFCKRSVCTSCSLKMKMPSKKLAHIPVYALGFESLPGSLLAKALPLRRRETFHSLPGPGWRRVEEEFPHIYAQGSVLRDVCSDCTGFVTDVICSSRRSVAVLNAAPRRAARCESWYK, encoded by the exons ATggcgcgggcgggcggcggggccccgcgggaGCTGTCCCTGGAGGAGGTGCTGAAGTGCTACGAGCAGCCGCTCAACGAGGAGCAGGCGTGGGCGCTCTGCTTCCAGGGctgccgcgccgccgccgccgcccccgccgcgccgccccgcaccgccgACATCCGCCTCCGAGCCGACGGCAGCGTGGCGCTCCCCGCACCGCCGCCCG agctgcccctgctgctgacACCCGCCGCTGAAGCACAG ATGGTGCAGTCCTTGGGCTTCGCCATCTACCGGGCGCTGGACTGGGGGCTGGACGAGAACGAGGAGCGGGAGCTGAGCccgcagctggagcagctcatCGACCTGATGACCAACAGCGACTCGGAGGACAGCGGCTGCGGCACGGCCGATGAGGGCtatggggggcaggaggaggaggaggagggcggcgaGGGGCCGCCGCGGGCCGTGCGCACCTTCGGGCAGGCCATGCGGTGCTGCGCCGCGCGCCTCGCCGACCCCGCCGAAGCCCAGGCTCACTACCAGGCCGTGTGCCGGGCTCTCTTTGCCGAGACCGTGGAGCTCAAAGCTTTCCTGGCCAAGATCCGCGACGCCAAGGAG ATGCTGCAGAAGCTGAATGAGGATGAGGAAGCGGAGGAGAGGCCGTCGGCagagctgggcagcctgcgcaACACAGACTGG GCCCGGCTGTGGGTGCAGCTGATGCGGGAGCTGCGGCACGGCGTGAAGCTGAAGAAGGTGCAGGAGAAGCAGTTCAACCCGCTGCCCACCGAGTACCAGCTCACCCCCTTCGAGATGCTCATGCAGGACATCCGTGCGCGCAACTACAAGCTCCGCAAGGTCATG GTGGATGGCGACATCCCACCCCGGGTGAAGAAGGACGCCCACGAGCTCATCCTGGACTTCATCCGCTCCCGGCCCCCACTCAAGCAG GCGTCAGAGCGGCGGCTGCGGCCCCTGCCCCAGAAGCAGAGGACACTGCACGAGAAGATTTTGGAGGAGATCAAGCAGGAGAGGAAGCTCCGGCCCGTAGAGACGCAGTACCGGGGCCAGAAAG GCTacagctccctgccctgcatcccccaCGCCTGCTCCAGCCACctcacctccagctcctgcatcGACCTCTCCGCGCCAGAGGCCAGCACCGCGCCACCGCGCCCACGGCCCCGCGTCCTGCTCAAGGCGCCCACGCTGGCTGAGATGGAGGAGATGAACATCTCCGAG GAGGAGGACTCGCCGGGTACGGAGCCCGGCTTGGGGCTACCCATGAAGCGGGACCGCTCCTTCTCGGAGCAGGACCTGGCCCAGTTCCAGAGCGAGCTCAGCGGTGGCCAGGCTGTGCCCGAggtgctggggccgctggagcccgagccccggccccgctcag GCTCGGTCCCCGCCAGCTACCACCCGGTGCCGTACGGCTCTGCGCCGCCCCGTGCTGCCCTGGGCTCCGTGGAGGAGAGGCCGGAGGACGGCTCCAgcgctgcccccagcagcagctccaagcACCTCTGGCTG GAGTTCAGCCACCCCGTGGAGAGCCTGGCCCTCACGGTGGAGGAGATGATCAACGTGCGCAGGGTGCTGGTCAAGGCGGAGATGGAGAAGTTCCAGCAGAGCAAGGAGCTCTACAACAGCCTGAAGAAGGGGaag gtctgctgctgctgccgcacCAAGTTCCCCCTCTTCTCCTGGCCCTCAGCCTGCCTCTTCTGCAAGCG GTCTGtctgcacctcctgcagcctgAAG ATGAAGATGCCTTCCAAGAAGCTGGCTCACATCCCCGTCTACGCACTGGGCTTCGAGAGCCTCCCGGGATCACTGCTGGCCAAAGCCCTGCCGCTGCGCAGGAGGGAAACCTTCCA CTCGCTGCCGGGCCCGGGCTGGCGCCGCGTGGAAGAGGAATTCCCCCACATCTACGCCCAGGGCTCCGTCCTGCGCGACGTCTGCAGCGACTGCACCGGCTTCGTCACCGACGTCATctgctccagccgccgcagcgTGGCCGTCCTCAacgccgcgccgcgccgcgccgcccgctgCGAGTCCTGGTACAAGTGA